The Cryptomeria japonica chromosome 2, Sugi_1.0, whole genome shotgun sequence region TCATGTACACAAGGGTACCTCATCAAATTTAATAGGCCAAAATTCATCTTTCACCTACCTAAGATATGCTTAAGGGAGCACTACTTtaagtttttatttcatttttaactaCGTGTTTGTCTTTTATTTAAGTGATGTAACAATGAAGGTAAGTAGCATTTTCTATAAGCGACACATTTCTTGCATGTATTCTTAATAGTCAAGTTACTTATTATCTTGATGGATGTATATGTCACATCTCTTAACTACGTGTTTGTCTTTTATTTAAGTGATGTAACAATTTATTGGCATCTTTCAAATCGATATAGCCTCCACATATTTTTAATAATAGAAGTTGCTACTCTTATTGGTTGTAGTAGTACTACTTATAGCATTAAAAACTCACTTTGATGGAGAGTGAACTTTGCATATGTGGTTTTACAAGTCTTTAATGAGAACTAACTCTCTTTCATTATTTAGATTCTAAGATCATCATTCAATAGTCTTATGTATTCCCAACACTAGCTCCCTCAATAGATTTTTGctattttaaactatatatatagcTTGATATACAAATTATCATATTTTTTAAAGATATTAATGATTGCATGGAACAAGATTTGTATCCACTTTAAGAAATATAATATAAAGACGCAAAGAAAAAATTAATGTATGCAATAAGGACCCTCTCCCAttcttatatataatattataaagaaGCTTTAACATAGAAACTCTACCCATCGTTATCTTCAAAACATTTAGTACAATAATAATAAGGTCAAGTGATCAGGTTTAGAAACCTATGAGACAGCTACAGCTTCATATAACCAGAAGACATAGAAATAGCCTGATTGAGCCATATAGATCTAGAGATATCTTAGGCCACTTTTGTTTCCATCAAGAGGGGGCCTGCCATCAAGGACATCTAAGGAAGATATTATTGGTCCTTGGTTTGACGCTCAGGAACAGCCAAGCGAGACATTAGGAGGTTCAACATACTTCCCTGACGCAAATTTAGCTGCAATTATTTTGTTGAGCGCATCAGTTGGATGGAAGTCATCCCAGTACACATAATTCTCTGGCTTTGAACATCGCTTTGAAGAGCTCGTTCCACAAACAGCCGCAGGATTGTAGTTGTACTCTCCACCCGCACCACAGCATGCAACATTTCTCACTTTCATTCCTGTCCAAATCTATTTAGTTTTGCACCCAATTGAAATCAATACAAGCCATCAAAACTAGTTCAAGCATTACCAGTTTTCTACCCACCATGTTTTGCAGGATGTCTGATTACGCTCATGAACGCTCTGTAATAGTCCGCAAACAATATGTTCGAGTCCCTAAGCTGTTCACGCAGGTCTCGCAGTGCAATCTTTAGCTTTGTCTCATGAAGGCGATGGATTTCATTCACCTCCACCAGGCACTTATATTCGTCTTTGCTTCCATTCAACACGGTCAGATAAAATGGGCTGCATCCCTGTGGTGGGACCCCAATAACCAGGAAATTCCCGGCACCCGTCCCATGGAGCTTCTGCATGAAAATTGATGAGATAATTTCTTTATTTGGTAAAGAAACGAAAAATTTGTGAAGATTTCTTTTTAAAAGTACCTTGATTAGAGTGACGATCTTGAGAACGACCAAAGGCACTAATTTCTTCTTGATCTCTGCAACGCTTAGACCAGACAGTAACCCCACGCGGTAGTCATTAACACCAAACTCTCCAGGAAGATAAAGCGCGTTTGCCATCGCCTCTTTACTGGGTAGAAGAGAGTTTAGTTTTCCTGCTTTGAACACCAGTCAATTCAACAAAAAAACAAGGGTCATTTTCCTGACTCATACATTCGTCCAATAAATTTTCCCTTAGGCTACATTCTAATATGTGTGTACTGCATACCTTTAGACTTGTTTCCGCTTTCCAAAGCGCGCTTCCTGAAATATTGGAACCACTCGAACTGTGCACCAGAGGTAAATGGATTCAACGCTATTTTCTTGCTCCCAATTCCTGTGAAGTTTAGCTCTTCCACAGATAGTGCAGTTGCCATCGCCACTGAAAAACACACTCCTCCCCTATAGTCTCTAACTGCTTTTCTCGTCGCCTCAGACCCCACACTTTCGAGATAAGGATGAAGCAGTTCTAATTTGAAAGCATCCGCTGATGGAAAACACCAGATTCACACAACACTGTAAAACAAGAAAAGAAcgataagaaaacaaaaaaaaatgggttGTGCAAGGTAATTACCTAAATAATCGATGATGAGCTTTCCATCTGAAAATCGGTTGGCGGGATAGCCAGGGAAAGTAGAGCCATAAGGCAGCCTGGTGGGTTGAAATGCCTGCCGCGGAAACGCTATGACTGCATTTCCTGTGTCGAAGAGCGATGCCCCGAACTGAAATAGCGTTGTGAAGCATCCTTCTTTAGAGATGAAGTTCGAGGCCTTGCCTGCATTTACAGTACAGAGGCATCCTACCCAGATTGTGGCAAAGATCAAACAGAAGACCTGCAACTGCAACTTCATTCTGGTGGAGCTTTTTCCCTTCTGAGTAAGAAAGAAGTTAATCATTTGGGTGATAATTTAAAGCTGGTTGTTTCGACTTGACAAGCCGATGGAATAGTTAAATCACGTACATGAATGCAGTGAGAGCGGACTTCTCTGCTGGCTTGCTTGGTCTCATGCATTCAATTCACCCACCAAACTCATTCAATTCGTCGACCCAGCCTTATATTTCGCTAGCCGGCTATCCTGCTACATGCCTATGACTGCACATCCCCCTGCCTCTGCAAGTGCATCGCTTAATGCTCAATTAATTACCTCAACAACTATTTCTTTTGGCAATTTTTGAAGGAATAAACCATATTTTTCGCAAACTCTCTGTGTTGTGAACATTCTTGCTCCTTCAATCCCCTTGGATTGTTAAATAAGGCTGAAATTTCTGACTGAAGTTGGTCTGATTATTTTCTTTGCCACGGAGAAGCGAGTGCAACATGTAAGGATTCTAAAGTCTTTTTCTTCAATGttacaaattttttgaaatagaaTGTCAAAAAAAATGATTTAAGGTTTTCtcataatattttttcttattgTTTTATGTATTTATGAACCAAAAAAAAAGTCAGAAATTtaccatttttctttagttttcaatcagaatgaccaaaaaaaaaaaatgatttaagattttcatataattttttatttaatgttttatgtATTTAACTTTCAatataattaaatacataaaatcaaccaaaaaaaaccaaaattttacCATTTTTCTTTTACTTTTCAAGAGAATGAATAATAGGCACATTATTAGAAacctaaaattaaatatattattgatttacatcaaaaatttcaaaaaaaaaattcggtGCCACAATCCTAGGTTGACTTGTGGGCATGCAATAACCCCCAATCTTGGAGAGGCGGGCTGCATTGAAGtttttaatatatttcatttattttatatatatgtatatatatattttaaatagttCATATTTTACTATTTTATATATCTCGTGAttacaaaaattaattttttattttaattatatataattttttactaTTGTAATAATATAATTTGAAAATTCTATATACAA contains the following coding sequences:
- the LOC131074971 gene encoding GDSL esterase/lipase At1g28600 isoform X1, with the translated sequence MINFFLTQKGKSSTRMKLQLQVFCLIFATIWVGCLCTVNAGKASNFISKEGCFTTLFQFGASLFDTGNAVIAFPRQAFQPTRLPYGSTFPGYPANRFSDGKLIIDYLADAFKLELLHPYLESVGSEATRKAVRDYRGGVCFSVAMATALSVEELNFTGIGSKKIALNPFTSGAQFEWFQYFRKRALESGNKSKGKLNSLLPSKEAMANALYLPGEFGVNDYRVGLLSGLSVAEIKKKLVPLVVLKIVTLIKKLHGTGAGNFLVIGVPPQGCSPFYLTVLNGSKDEYKCLVEVNEIHRLHETKLKIALRDLREQLRDSNILFADYYRAFMSVIRHPAKHGMKVRNVACCGAGGEYNYNPAAVCGTSSSKRCSKPENYVYWDDFHPTDALNKIIAAKFASGKYVEPPNVSLGCS
- the LOC131074971 gene encoding GDSL esterase/lipase At1g28600 isoform X2; translated protein: MINFFLTQKGKSSTRMKLQLQVFCLIFATIWVGCLCTVNAGKASNFISKEGCFTTLFQFGASLFDTGNAVIAFPRQAFQPTRLPYGSTFPGYPANRFSDGKLIIDYLADAFKLELLHPYLESVGSEATRKAVRDYRGGVCFSVAMATALSVEELNFTGIGSKKIALNPFTSGAQFEWFQYFRKRALESGNKSKGKLNSLLPSKEAMANALYLPGEFGVNDYRVGLLSGLSVAEIKKKLVPLVVLKIVTLIKKLHGTGAGNFLVIGVPPQGCSPFYLTVLNGSKDEYKCLVEVNEIHRLHETKLKIALRDLREQLRDSNILFADYYRAFMSVIRHPAKHVRNVACCGAGGEYNYNPAAVCGTSSSKRCSKPENYVYWDDFHPTDALNKIIAAKFASGKYVEPPNVSLGCS